Sequence from the Desulfovibrio sp. TomC genome:
AACCGGTTCCATCCTGAGGCATAGGTTCAGTTCCATCGCCAAATCCAAGCATAAGTCCAAGCCCCAGCCCCAGCCCCGTACCATCGCCAAGGGGGCACACCCCTGTACCGCTACCGATGGCTCCATTTGCTCCAGTGCCTTGTGCATTTCCGACACCGGCACCAAATCCATTCCCAGCCCATGCGTTCACTGAAAAGGCGACAAAACCAAACAACGCTGCTGTCAAAACCATTTTCTTGATCATGAGTTGCTCCTTATTGCATTTAATAGAATATACGTGCGGCAGAGGACAAAGGTCACAGACAAAAAATAAAATTCAATTGCAGTCAAAATATTCAAAACTTCAAAAGGGTTACGGCAAACTAATTACGCCCTCCCCTTCCCCCTCCGCCGCCAGAACCACCACCACCACCACCACCACCTGAACCTCCTCCTCCTGATCCGCCACCGGAGCCGCCGGAACCTCCACCAGATCCGTTCCCGCCCCTTCCACTTCCAGAACCAGCACCGGCCCCTGAACCCTGGCCTGAGCCTTGTCCATAGCCAGCCCCCGCTTTCCCCTTGCCATTCGTGGAGCCTGTAGGTGAACTACTCGCAGAAAGTCCCATGGATTTTCGGGCATCAGAGATGCTCAAAGAACCTTCAATAATCTTCGCCGCGTTGCTCAGCACCGAATCATCTGGCTGTCCCATTTTCTTAGCGTCACGGATCAGCCGAGCCAGTTCCAGCAAGGAACTAGGAAAACGGCCACTTCCAAGGGCACGGGATGTTAGGGTCGACGCCCCCGCTGAATCAACTCCGGTTTGGCGCACAGCAGCCAAAAACTCTACTGCTTGGACAATTTCTTCAGCTGAACGCTGTACATTGCCAGCACATTCCTCAATATCTTGCTGCGAAAGCCCCATGCGCAAAGTATCCGACAACCGCTCGTTGAGCTCCGGGTCATCACAATTAAAATTTTTAAGAATTTGACGTGCAAAAATAAAATCACCCGTCCTTATTTCCACCACTTTTGTAATATTGGTGACAGCGATCCTTTTGGCCAGGCCCTCTTCGACCTTATCTACCACATAAACAGTCTGCCTGCCTGACGCCGACGCCCTTCCTGTTGACTCGAGAAGAGTCGCCGTATCCATTTCACTCAAACCGTATTTGAAGCCAAGAGCAAGAACACGATCAATATCGGGTTGGGGCACTCCGGCCCCACGTGCCGACTCCATTGATTCAACCAAGCCCGATTTCGTCTCCGGCATTGCTGTTACTGGCCATAACAACGTGGCCGCTAGGGCAAGCTCGGCCGCTAAGCCTCTAAAGCGGACGTTCATGAGATTCCCTATTATTTTGCAGGTTTTCTTCTTCAAGGATTAACACGGAGTTGGTATTTCCAAAACCATCATCTTCCTGAATCAATGCTCCCACATCAGGTTGCAGAAGTACTCCATCAATAAGGAAGGCATAGACGTATCGGCCCATTGGCAACGACACCGTAAGCGTGAAGACATCTCCGCCAGTGGCTTTGCGCATAACATGGCGACTCGGATCCCAATTATTGAAAGTTCCTATGACTGCAACGTCTTTCGCACTGGGCAAATGAGCAACGAAAGTGACTTCCTTACTAAGACCAACATCTGCTCTCGCAAGTCGTATATTGTCTGGCCTGCGAGCAAGTTCAACCGAAGAAGGAGTTTTTTGGGTGAAATAAGATTTTCGAATGTCAGGAACGAGTAACGAAACTGCGACGAGAAAGGCGACTGATGCTAAACCACCGACCATGACTGCTCGTCCTGTTGGGCCTACGACAGAACGACGCAATTGGCGCAGATATTTTTTTAGCCACGATTGGTGCTTTACTTTAATTCGAGACATCACCTGGGGAAGAATATCTTCTGGAACATCCTGGCGTGGTATGCTAGCAATATAGCCAACAAGGCGATGTATTTCAGCGTCAGTCTTATCTTTCTTTTTCATAACGATGGCCCATTTTTAATATGAACAAATATCACGCGTAGTTTATCAAGTCCTCGTGATATTTTCATTTTAACAGAACTTACGGAAATCCCTAACACCCCAGAGATATCTTTTATAGACATCCCCTGCTGATATCGGAGCATCAACGCCTCTCTAGTTCCTATTCCAAGCGCATCCATAGCATTTAAAATCAAACCAGAATCAATACCGTTTATCACTTCATCTGTTGACGACTCTGAACTTAAGTTTTCAATAAATCCATCAGGCAAATCACAGGAAGAAACTTCGGCACGTCCACGTTTTCTCAAGTAATCACGCCCGATATTCAGACCAATGGTATAAAGCCACGGGAAAAACCGTGATCCATTTTTGAATCGATCCATTTTTTCATAAGCAACCACAAAGGTCTCTTGAGTCAAATCGCTCGCGTCTTCTATATTTTTACACATTCGAGTCATAAGGGCATAGATTGGCCCTTGGTAACGGCGAACCAGAACAGCATATGCTTCGGCCTCGCCGTCAAGGATATCCTCAATAAGTTGCGCTTCGTCGTCGTGATCCATTCGGTTTATTAAACCCTTTTGGGACATATACGTTCAGTGAACACCTTTGGTCACAAACTTTCGCTCATTTTGCAGCTAGGCCCTAGCCAGCAAAATAGCACGGACCGACCTCAAGCACTTCAAACCGACCAGTAAGTCTATCTGTAGCATAAAACAAACGTTATGTTCTCCTGATTCTGTTTTGAGTGTGCGGCACCGCGCCTATCTCCTGCCCCATTGTTTCCAGTGTGACGAGGCATCTGCCGCATCCCGACGGGCCAGATCAATCAAAAAAGACGGGGCATCATTGAGCAATTTTATGTCGTTGAAAGATGGCTGTTCCTTGCGGCGCTGCAATAGTAACCCGTCGCTGTGGCCAAACCAGAAGGGTAGAAATCCGCCGAAAAAATATCCCCGCTCCCTAAGTTTCTCGATGCCAGCAAGTGAGGTCGGCTCTCCCAGATTAAATACCACCTGCACAATGCCCATTTCACTAGCTGCGAGCTCTTGCTCCGCCAACAGTTGTGCCAAATCGTGTCCAGCACGCCGAACCAGCAGCTTCACGCAGTCCGCCTGGGGGAAATGCGTCACCTCAATGGTAGATTGCTTCGCCATCGTTTCCGGGACGCTAGGGGACACCGTCCTTTCGAGTGCCATTGTGTCGCATAGAATGGAATATTCAGCACGATACCATTGCGGCAATGCTGCGGAGAGACGCATGTTTTTCAGTGGTTTCGTAGTCAACAGAAGTGAGGTACGTGCCTTGCCAGTATCACGCGAGGCATAGGCTTTTGAAGGGATAGCGTCTAGGATGATGCCGCACGGGAGCATCCCGCTTTC
This genomic interval carries:
- a CDS encoding glycogen-binding domain-containing protein → MKKKDKTDAEIHRLVGYIASIPRQDVPEDILPQVMSRIKVKHQSWLKKYLRQLRRSVVGPTGRAVMVGGLASVAFLVAVSLLVPDIRKSYFTQKTPSSVELARRPDNIRLARADVGLSKEVTFVAHLPSAKDVAVIGTFNNWDPSRHVMRKATGGDVFTLTVSLPMGRYVYAFLIDGVLLQPDVGALIQEDDGFGNTNSVLILEEENLQNNRESHERPL
- a CDS encoding RNA polymerase sigma factor — protein: MDHDDEAQLIEDILDGEAEAYAVLVRRYQGPIYALMTRMCKNIEDASDLTQETFVVAYEKMDRFKNGSRFFPWLYTIGLNIGRDYLRKRGRAEVSSCDLPDGFIENLSSESSTDEVINGIDSGLILNAMDALGIGTREALMLRYQQGMSIKDISGVLGISVSSVKMKISRGLDKLRVIFVHIKNGPSL
- a CDS encoding GNAT family N-acetyltransferase, with amino-acid sequence MDRCFFISHLRMGEYIVPDDQDYAISQFEPRDALGVSRLTYTIYGDAHPFDYVYDPSEVARLFASGSQYAMIARSVDGVVLGMIGIYRCSLWPSLFELAQLMILPNQRGKGMAIELWRQAMATLPEMAGAGAIFGEAVCTHTFSQQMCQESGMLPCGIILDAIPSKAYASRDTGKARTSLLLTTKPLKNMRLSAALPQWYRAEYSILCDTMALERTVSPSVPETMAKQSTIEVTHFPQADCVKLLVRRAGHDLAQLLAEQELAASEMGIVQVVFNLGEPTSLAGIEKLRERGYFFGGFLPFWFGHSDGLLLQRRKEQPSFNDIKLLNDAPSFLIDLARRDAADASSHWKQWGRR